A window of Strigops habroptila isolate Jane chromosome 5, bStrHab1.2.pri, whole genome shotgun sequence contains these coding sequences:
- the GPR155 gene encoding integral membrane protein GPR155 isoform X1 has protein sequence MDSYSDFDAENLTTIANTSISLPGQIGLNATSDTPSMSISRLFPALLECFGIILCGYIAGRANIITSTQAKGLGNFVSRFALPALLFKNMVVLNFSNVHWSFLYSILIAKAAVFFLVCILTLLVASPENRFSKAGLFPIFATQSNDFALGYPIVEALYQTTYPEYLQYIYLVAPISLMMLNPVGFILCEIQKWRDNRTVSHSKIKIVGLALLRVLQNPIVFMVFIGIASNFILGQKIPEYLESFLDGLGSSFSGSALFYLGLTMVGQTKKLTKGMFVALILLITAKLLMMPFLCREMVELLDKSDSIVNHTSLSNYAFLYGVFPAAPGVAIFASQFNMEVGIITSGMVISTFVSAPIMYVSAWLLTIPSMDPNPLASALQNVSFDISIVSLISLMWSLIVVLLSKKYKQLPHMITTNLLVAQFIACIGMVAWNFIVKEKDMTVQILVFIFLYSSLYSTYLWTGFLSFSLFLLRKRETVKIPIGFIIIAGWGVPMLLVGILLIVGEHNNTSIDSAFFYGKYQIITTAVILFVSILVSGISLMCMNRNRQESSYEVLNPYSPRRQAEEVEVGGSEGNQVSATVPQPPPGSSAQPSPGSSAQPSPGSSAQPSPGSSAQPSPGSSAQPSAARGCCSCQTTNGELSCAKESKAVSNAVESKVLPIETADQCMSHCSARTCVLAQEEQLLQTGDKQLARHVLLCLLLIVGLFANLSSCLWWLFNQEPGRLYVELQFFCAVFNFGQGFICFGIFGLDKHLIILPFKRRLEFFWGGREAAGHTDPCVPEEIRMTCQQFVHYHRDPCVKSIVRGRRCGAKISTGIFFGCDLVNWLMQVGLASDRGEAVVYGDRLMKGGVIQHITNEFEFRDEYLYYRFIPKRSVAVESH, from the exons ATGGATAGCTATTCAGATTTCGATGCAGAGAACCTCACAACTATAGCTAATACGTCTATTTCTTTGCCTGGACAAATTGGACTCAATGCCACCAGCGATACTCCCTCTATGTCAATAAGCAGGCTTTTCCCAGCCTTGTTAGAATGCTTTGGAATAATTCTTTGTGGCTACATAGCTGGAAGAGCCAACATCATCACATCAACTCAGGCCAAAGGACTGGGAAATTTCGTGTCCCGTTTTGCACTCCCAGCTCTATTGTTCAAAAACATGGTGGTACTTAACTTTTCCAATGTGCATTGGTCCTTCCTGTACAGTATTTTAATTGccaaagctgctgtgtttttcttagTCTGCATTTTAACATTGTTGGTAGCCAGTCCTGAAAATCGATTTAGCAAAGCAGGTTTGTTCCCTATTTTTGCTACACAAAGCAATGACTTTGCACTGGGATATCCAATAG TTGAAGCTTTATATCAAACCACTTACCCAGAATATCTCCAGTACATTTACCTAGTGGCTCCAATATCTCTTATGATGCTAAACCCTGTGGGGTTTATCCTCTGTGAAATCCAGAAGTGGAGGGATAATCGCACTGTGTCACACAGCAAAATCAAAATAGTGGGCCTAGCACTCCTTCGAGTTTTGCAGAACCCAATTGTATTCATGGTCTTCATAGGAATTGCCTCAAACTTTATTCTTGGCCAGAAAATTCCCGAATACCTTGAAAGCTTCCTTGATGGACTGGGCAGTTCATTTTCTGGCTCTGCACTTTTTTACCTTGGATTAACTATGGTgggacaaacaaaaaaactgaCAAAGGGTATGTTTGTTGCACTGATCCTTCTCATCACAGCTAAACT ACTAATGATGCCATTTCTCTGTAGAGAAATGGTGGAACTCTTGGACAAGAGTGACAGCATTGTCAACCACACCAGTTTATCAAACTATGCATTTCTTTATGGAGTTTTTCCAGCAGCACCTGGTGTCGCAATATTTGCAAGTCAATTTAATATGGAAGTTGGAATT ATTACCTCAGGCATGGTGATAAGCACTTTTGTGTCCGCACCTATTATGTATGTTTCTGCATGGCTGTTGACCATTCCATCTATGGACCCCAACCCACTGGCATCTGCACTCCAAAATGTTAGCTTTGACATAAGTATTGTCAGCCTTATTTCTCTG ATGTGGTCTCTTATTGTTGTTCTTCTGAGTAAGAAATACAAACAGCTTCCTCATATGATTACAACAAATCTACTTGTTGCTCAG ttcattGCTTGCATTGGAATGGTGGCGTGGAATTTCATTGTTAAAGAGAAGGACATGACTGTGCAGATCCTAGTATTTATATTCCTCTACAGCTCACTTTATAGCACCTACCTGTGGACAG gttttctgtctttctctttgtttctattgaggaagagagaaacagtAAAGATTCCCATTGGGTTTATTATCATAGCTGGATGGGG AGTCCCAATGCTTCTGGTGGGGATCTTACTAATTGTTGGTGAACATAACAACACAAGTATTGACTCTGCCTTTTTCTATGGAAAATATCAG ATAATTACCACAGCAGTGATCCTTTTTGTCAGTATATTGGTGTCAGGTATCTCACTAATGTGCATGAACAGAAATAGGCAAGAGTCAAGCTATGAGGTATTGAACCCATATTCACCACGTAGGCAAGCGGAGGAGGTTGAAGTGGGAGGGAGTGAGGGGAATCAAGTTTCAGCCACTGTgcctcagcctcctccaggTTCTTCGgcacagccttctccaggttCTTCGgcacagccttctccaggttCTTCGgcacagccttctccaggttCTTCGgcacagccttctccaggttCTTCGGCACAGCCATCTGCAGCAAGAG GTTGCTGTTCTTGTCAAACAACAAATGGTGAATTATCCTGtgctaaagaaagcaaagcagtgtcAAATGCTGTTGAAAGCAAGGTTCTTCCAATTGAGACAG ctgatcAGTGCATGAGTCATTGCAGTGCTCGAACCTGCGTATTGGCACAGGAAGAACAGCTTCTACAGACTGGAGACAAACAGCTGGCCAGACATGTGCTGCTGTGCCTACTTCTTATTGTTGGCCTGTTTGCT AATCTTTCCAGTTGTTTGTGGTGGCTGTTCAACCAAGAGCCTGGAAGGCTGTATGTGGAATTGCAgttcttctgtgctgtgtttaATTTTGGTCAG GGCTTCATTTGCTTTGGTATTTTCGGCTTAGATAAGCATTTAATCATTCTACCATTCAAGCGAAG aCTTGAGTTTttctggggaggaagagaggcGGCAGGGCATACAGATCCCTGTGTACCTGAGGAAATCAGGATGACCTGTCAACAGTTTGTTCATTATCATAGAGATCCCTGTGTCAAAAGTATTGTCAGAGGCAGAAG GTGTGGTGCAAAGATCTCCACTGGCATCTTCTTTGGCTGTGACCTGGTGAACTGGCTCATGCAAGTTGGCCTTGCCTCTGACCGTGGTGAAGCTGTGGTGTATGGAGACAGACTGATGAAAGGAGGCGTCATCCAGCATATTACGAATGAATTTGAATTTCGGGATGAATATCTGTATTACCGCTTTATTCCTAAGAGATCAGTTGCAGTTGAGAGCCATTGA
- the GPR155 gene encoding integral membrane protein GPR155 isoform X2, with protein sequence MDSYSDFDAENLTTIANTSISLPGQIGLNATSDTPSMSISRLFPALLECFGIILCGYIAGRANIITSTQAKGLGNFVSRFALPALLFKNMVVLNFSNVHWSFLYSILIAKAAVFFLVCILTLLVASPENRFSKAGLFPIFATQSNDFALGYPIVEALYQTTYPEYLQYIYLVAPISLMMLNPVGFILCEIQKWRDNRTVSHSKIKIVGLALLRVLQNPIVFMVFIGIASNFILGQKIPEYLESFLDGLGSSFSGSALFYLGLTMVGQTKKLTKGMFVALILLITAKLLMMPFLCREMVELLDKSDSIVNHTSLSNYAFLYGVFPAAPGVAIFASQFNMEVGIITSGMVISTFVSAPIMYVSAWLLTIPSMDPNPLASALQNVSFDISIVSLISLMWSLIVVLLSKKYKQLPHMITTNLLVAQFIACIGMVAWNFIVKEKDMTVQILVFIFLYSSLYSTYLWTGFLSFSLFLLRKRETVKIPIGFIIIAGWGVPMLLVGILLIVGEHNNTSIDSAFFYGKYQIITTAVILFVSILVSGISLMCMNRNRQESSYEVLNPYSPRRQAEEVEVGGSEGNQVSATVPQPPPGSSAQPSPGSSAQPSPGSSAQPSPGSSAQPSPGSSAQPSAARGCCSCQTTNGELSCAKESKAVSNAVESKVLPIETADQCMSHCSARTCVLAQEEQLLQTGDKQLARHVLLCLLLIVGLFANLSSCLWWLFNQEPGRLYVELQFFCAVFNFGQGFICFGIFGLDKHLIILPFKRRLEFFWGGREAAGHTDPCVPEEIRMTCQQFVHYHRDPCVKSIVRGRSGDTRFTEHVGESFL encoded by the exons ATGGATAGCTATTCAGATTTCGATGCAGAGAACCTCACAACTATAGCTAATACGTCTATTTCTTTGCCTGGACAAATTGGACTCAATGCCACCAGCGATACTCCCTCTATGTCAATAAGCAGGCTTTTCCCAGCCTTGTTAGAATGCTTTGGAATAATTCTTTGTGGCTACATAGCTGGAAGAGCCAACATCATCACATCAACTCAGGCCAAAGGACTGGGAAATTTCGTGTCCCGTTTTGCACTCCCAGCTCTATTGTTCAAAAACATGGTGGTACTTAACTTTTCCAATGTGCATTGGTCCTTCCTGTACAGTATTTTAATTGccaaagctgctgtgtttttcttagTCTGCATTTTAACATTGTTGGTAGCCAGTCCTGAAAATCGATTTAGCAAAGCAGGTTTGTTCCCTATTTTTGCTACACAAAGCAATGACTTTGCACTGGGATATCCAATAG TTGAAGCTTTATATCAAACCACTTACCCAGAATATCTCCAGTACATTTACCTAGTGGCTCCAATATCTCTTATGATGCTAAACCCTGTGGGGTTTATCCTCTGTGAAATCCAGAAGTGGAGGGATAATCGCACTGTGTCACACAGCAAAATCAAAATAGTGGGCCTAGCACTCCTTCGAGTTTTGCAGAACCCAATTGTATTCATGGTCTTCATAGGAATTGCCTCAAACTTTATTCTTGGCCAGAAAATTCCCGAATACCTTGAAAGCTTCCTTGATGGACTGGGCAGTTCATTTTCTGGCTCTGCACTTTTTTACCTTGGATTAACTATGGTgggacaaacaaaaaaactgaCAAAGGGTATGTTTGTTGCACTGATCCTTCTCATCACAGCTAAACT ACTAATGATGCCATTTCTCTGTAGAGAAATGGTGGAACTCTTGGACAAGAGTGACAGCATTGTCAACCACACCAGTTTATCAAACTATGCATTTCTTTATGGAGTTTTTCCAGCAGCACCTGGTGTCGCAATATTTGCAAGTCAATTTAATATGGAAGTTGGAATT ATTACCTCAGGCATGGTGATAAGCACTTTTGTGTCCGCACCTATTATGTATGTTTCTGCATGGCTGTTGACCATTCCATCTATGGACCCCAACCCACTGGCATCTGCACTCCAAAATGTTAGCTTTGACATAAGTATTGTCAGCCTTATTTCTCTG ATGTGGTCTCTTATTGTTGTTCTTCTGAGTAAGAAATACAAACAGCTTCCTCATATGATTACAACAAATCTACTTGTTGCTCAG ttcattGCTTGCATTGGAATGGTGGCGTGGAATTTCATTGTTAAAGAGAAGGACATGACTGTGCAGATCCTAGTATTTATATTCCTCTACAGCTCACTTTATAGCACCTACCTGTGGACAG gttttctgtctttctctttgtttctattgaggaagagagaaacagtAAAGATTCCCATTGGGTTTATTATCATAGCTGGATGGGG AGTCCCAATGCTTCTGGTGGGGATCTTACTAATTGTTGGTGAACATAACAACACAAGTATTGACTCTGCCTTTTTCTATGGAAAATATCAG ATAATTACCACAGCAGTGATCCTTTTTGTCAGTATATTGGTGTCAGGTATCTCACTAATGTGCATGAACAGAAATAGGCAAGAGTCAAGCTATGAGGTATTGAACCCATATTCACCACGTAGGCAAGCGGAGGAGGTTGAAGTGGGAGGGAGTGAGGGGAATCAAGTTTCAGCCACTGTgcctcagcctcctccaggTTCTTCGgcacagccttctccaggttCTTCGgcacagccttctccaggttCTTCGgcacagccttctccaggttCTTCGgcacagccttctccaggttCTTCGGCACAGCCATCTGCAGCAAGAG GTTGCTGTTCTTGTCAAACAACAAATGGTGAATTATCCTGtgctaaagaaagcaaagcagtgtcAAATGCTGTTGAAAGCAAGGTTCTTCCAATTGAGACAG ctgatcAGTGCATGAGTCATTGCAGTGCTCGAACCTGCGTATTGGCACAGGAAGAACAGCTTCTACAGACTGGAGACAAACAGCTGGCCAGACATGTGCTGCTGTGCCTACTTCTTATTGTTGGCCTGTTTGCT AATCTTTCCAGTTGTTTGTGGTGGCTGTTCAACCAAGAGCCTGGAAGGCTGTATGTGGAATTGCAgttcttctgtgctgtgtttaATTTTGGTCAG GGCTTCATTTGCTTTGGTATTTTCGGCTTAGATAAGCATTTAATCATTCTACCATTCAAGCGAAG aCTTGAGTTTttctggggaggaagagaggcGGCAGGGCATACAGATCCCTGTGTACCTGAGGAAATCAGGATGACCTGTCAACAGTTTGTTCATTATCATAGAGATCCCTGTGTCAAAAGTATTGTCAGAGGCAGAAG TGGTGATACCAGATTTACAGAACATGTGGGTGAATCATTCCTTTGA
- the GPR155 gene encoding integral membrane protein GPR155 isoform X3 yields the protein MDSYSDFDAENLTTIANTSISLPGQIGLNATSDTPSMSISRLFPALLECFGIILCGYIAGRANIITSTQAKGLGNFVSRFALPALLFKNMVVLNFSNVHWSFLYSILIAKAAVFFLVCILTLLVASPENRFSKAGLFPIFATQSNDFALGYPIGIASNFILGQKIPEYLESFLDGLGSSFSGSALFYLGLTMVGQTKKLTKGMFVALILLITAKLLMMPFLCREMVELLDKSDSIVNHTSLSNYAFLYGVFPAAPGVAIFASQFNMEVGIITSGMVISTFVSAPIMYVSAWLLTIPSMDPNPLASALQNVSFDISIVSLISLMWSLIVVLLSKKYKQLPHMITTNLLVAQFIACIGMVAWNFIVKEKDMTVQILVFIFLYSSLYSTYLWTGFLSFSLFLLRKRETVKIPIGFIIIAGWGVPMLLVGILLIVGEHNNTSIDSAFFYGKYQIITTAVILFVSILVSGISLMCMNRNRQESSYEVLNPYSPRRQAEEVEVGGSEGNQVSATVPQPPPGSSAQPSPGSSAQPSPGSSAQPSPGSSAQPSPGSSAQPSAARGCCSCQTTNGELSCAKESKAVSNAVESKVLPIETADQCMSHCSARTCVLAQEEQLLQTGDKQLARHVLLCLLLIVGLFANLSSCLWWLFNQEPGRLYVELQFFCAVFNFGQGFICFGIFGLDKHLIILPFKRRLEFFWGGREAAGHTDPCVPEEIRMTCQQFVHYHRDPCVKSIVRGRRCGAKISTGIFFGCDLVNWLMQVGLASDRGEAVVYGDRLMKGGVIQHITNEFEFRDEYLYYRFIPKRSVAVESH from the exons ATGGATAGCTATTCAGATTTCGATGCAGAGAACCTCACAACTATAGCTAATACGTCTATTTCTTTGCCTGGACAAATTGGACTCAATGCCACCAGCGATACTCCCTCTATGTCAATAAGCAGGCTTTTCCCAGCCTTGTTAGAATGCTTTGGAATAATTCTTTGTGGCTACATAGCTGGAAGAGCCAACATCATCACATCAACTCAGGCCAAAGGACTGGGAAATTTCGTGTCCCGTTTTGCACTCCCAGCTCTATTGTTCAAAAACATGGTGGTACTTAACTTTTCCAATGTGCATTGGTCCTTCCTGTACAGTATTTTAATTGccaaagctgctgtgtttttcttagTCTGCATTTTAACATTGTTGGTAGCCAGTCCTGAAAATCGATTTAGCAAAGCAGGTTTGTTCCCTATTTTTGCTACACAAAGCAATGACTTTGCACTGGGATATCCAATAG GAATTGCCTCAAACTTTATTCTTGGCCAGAAAATTCCCGAATACCTTGAAAGCTTCCTTGATGGACTGGGCAGTTCATTTTCTGGCTCTGCACTTTTTTACCTTGGATTAACTATGGTgggacaaacaaaaaaactgaCAAAGGGTATGTTTGTTGCACTGATCCTTCTCATCACAGCTAAACT ACTAATGATGCCATTTCTCTGTAGAGAAATGGTGGAACTCTTGGACAAGAGTGACAGCATTGTCAACCACACCAGTTTATCAAACTATGCATTTCTTTATGGAGTTTTTCCAGCAGCACCTGGTGTCGCAATATTTGCAAGTCAATTTAATATGGAAGTTGGAATT ATTACCTCAGGCATGGTGATAAGCACTTTTGTGTCCGCACCTATTATGTATGTTTCTGCATGGCTGTTGACCATTCCATCTATGGACCCCAACCCACTGGCATCTGCACTCCAAAATGTTAGCTTTGACATAAGTATTGTCAGCCTTATTTCTCTG ATGTGGTCTCTTATTGTTGTTCTTCTGAGTAAGAAATACAAACAGCTTCCTCATATGATTACAACAAATCTACTTGTTGCTCAG ttcattGCTTGCATTGGAATGGTGGCGTGGAATTTCATTGTTAAAGAGAAGGACATGACTGTGCAGATCCTAGTATTTATATTCCTCTACAGCTCACTTTATAGCACCTACCTGTGGACAG gttttctgtctttctctttgtttctattgaggaagagagaaacagtAAAGATTCCCATTGGGTTTATTATCATAGCTGGATGGGG AGTCCCAATGCTTCTGGTGGGGATCTTACTAATTGTTGGTGAACATAACAACACAAGTATTGACTCTGCCTTTTTCTATGGAAAATATCAG ATAATTACCACAGCAGTGATCCTTTTTGTCAGTATATTGGTGTCAGGTATCTCACTAATGTGCATGAACAGAAATAGGCAAGAGTCAAGCTATGAGGTATTGAACCCATATTCACCACGTAGGCAAGCGGAGGAGGTTGAAGTGGGAGGGAGTGAGGGGAATCAAGTTTCAGCCACTGTgcctcagcctcctccaggTTCTTCGgcacagccttctccaggttCTTCGgcacagccttctccaggttCTTCGgcacagccttctccaggttCTTCGgcacagccttctccaggttCTTCGGCACAGCCATCTGCAGCAAGAG GTTGCTGTTCTTGTCAAACAACAAATGGTGAATTATCCTGtgctaaagaaagcaaagcagtgtcAAATGCTGTTGAAAGCAAGGTTCTTCCAATTGAGACAG ctgatcAGTGCATGAGTCATTGCAGTGCTCGAACCTGCGTATTGGCACAGGAAGAACAGCTTCTACAGACTGGAGACAAACAGCTGGCCAGACATGTGCTGCTGTGCCTACTTCTTATTGTTGGCCTGTTTGCT AATCTTTCCAGTTGTTTGTGGTGGCTGTTCAACCAAGAGCCTGGAAGGCTGTATGTGGAATTGCAgttcttctgtgctgtgtttaATTTTGGTCAG GGCTTCATTTGCTTTGGTATTTTCGGCTTAGATAAGCATTTAATCATTCTACCATTCAAGCGAAG aCTTGAGTTTttctggggaggaagagaggcGGCAGGGCATACAGATCCCTGTGTACCTGAGGAAATCAGGATGACCTGTCAACAGTTTGTTCATTATCATAGAGATCCCTGTGTCAAAAGTATTGTCAGAGGCAGAAG GTGTGGTGCAAAGATCTCCACTGGCATCTTCTTTGGCTGTGACCTGGTGAACTGGCTCATGCAAGTTGGCCTTGCCTCTGACCGTGGTGAAGCTGTGGTGTATGGAGACAGACTGATGAAAGGAGGCGTCATCCAGCATATTACGAATGAATTTGAATTTCGGGATGAATATCTGTATTACCGCTTTATTCCTAAGAGATCAGTTGCAGTTGAGAGCCATTGA
- the GPR155 gene encoding integral membrane protein GPR155 isoform X5 has product MDSYSDFDAENLTTIANTSISLPGQIGLNATSDTPSMSISRLFPALLECFGIILCGYIAGRANIITSTQAKGLGNFVSRFALPALLFKNMVVLNFSNVHWSFLYSILIAKAAVFFLVCILTLLVASPENRFSKAGLFPIFATQSNDFALGYPIVEALYQTTYPEYLQYIYLVAPISLMMLNPVGFILCEIQKWRDNRTVSHSKIKIVGLALLRVLQNPIVFMVFIGIASNFILGQKIPEYLESFLDGLGSSFSGSALFYLGLTMVGQTKKLTKGMFVALILLITAKLLMMPFLCREMVELLDKSDSIVNHTSLSNYAFLYGVFPAAPGVAIFASQFNMEVGIITSGMVISTFVSAPIMYVSAWLLTIPSMDPNPLASALQNVSFDISIVSLISLMWSLIVVLLSKKYKQLPHMITTNLLVAQFIACIGMVAWNFIVKEKDMTVQILVFIFLYSSLYSTYLWTGFLSFSLFLLRKRETVKIPIGFIIIAGWGVPMLLVGILLIVGEHNNTSIDSAFFYGKYQIITTAVILFVSILVSGISLMCMNRNRQESSYEVLNPYSPRRQAEEVEVGGSEGNQVSATVPQPPPGSSAQPSPGSSAQPSPGSSAQPSPGSSAQPSPGSSAQPSAARGCCSCQTTNGELSCAKESKAVSNAVESKVLPIETADQCMSHCSARTCVLAQEEQLLQTGDKQLARHVLLCLLLIVGLFAVNMLVFSPHIV; this is encoded by the exons ATGGATAGCTATTCAGATTTCGATGCAGAGAACCTCACAACTATAGCTAATACGTCTATTTCTTTGCCTGGACAAATTGGACTCAATGCCACCAGCGATACTCCCTCTATGTCAATAAGCAGGCTTTTCCCAGCCTTGTTAGAATGCTTTGGAATAATTCTTTGTGGCTACATAGCTGGAAGAGCCAACATCATCACATCAACTCAGGCCAAAGGACTGGGAAATTTCGTGTCCCGTTTTGCACTCCCAGCTCTATTGTTCAAAAACATGGTGGTACTTAACTTTTCCAATGTGCATTGGTCCTTCCTGTACAGTATTTTAATTGccaaagctgctgtgtttttcttagTCTGCATTTTAACATTGTTGGTAGCCAGTCCTGAAAATCGATTTAGCAAAGCAGGTTTGTTCCCTATTTTTGCTACACAAAGCAATGACTTTGCACTGGGATATCCAATAG TTGAAGCTTTATATCAAACCACTTACCCAGAATATCTCCAGTACATTTACCTAGTGGCTCCAATATCTCTTATGATGCTAAACCCTGTGGGGTTTATCCTCTGTGAAATCCAGAAGTGGAGGGATAATCGCACTGTGTCACACAGCAAAATCAAAATAGTGGGCCTAGCACTCCTTCGAGTTTTGCAGAACCCAATTGTATTCATGGTCTTCATAGGAATTGCCTCAAACTTTATTCTTGGCCAGAAAATTCCCGAATACCTTGAAAGCTTCCTTGATGGACTGGGCAGTTCATTTTCTGGCTCTGCACTTTTTTACCTTGGATTAACTATGGTgggacaaacaaaaaaactgaCAAAGGGTATGTTTGTTGCACTGATCCTTCTCATCACAGCTAAACT ACTAATGATGCCATTTCTCTGTAGAGAAATGGTGGAACTCTTGGACAAGAGTGACAGCATTGTCAACCACACCAGTTTATCAAACTATGCATTTCTTTATGGAGTTTTTCCAGCAGCACCTGGTGTCGCAATATTTGCAAGTCAATTTAATATGGAAGTTGGAATT ATTACCTCAGGCATGGTGATAAGCACTTTTGTGTCCGCACCTATTATGTATGTTTCTGCATGGCTGTTGACCATTCCATCTATGGACCCCAACCCACTGGCATCTGCACTCCAAAATGTTAGCTTTGACATAAGTATTGTCAGCCTTATTTCTCTG ATGTGGTCTCTTATTGTTGTTCTTCTGAGTAAGAAATACAAACAGCTTCCTCATATGATTACAACAAATCTACTTGTTGCTCAG ttcattGCTTGCATTGGAATGGTGGCGTGGAATTTCATTGTTAAAGAGAAGGACATGACTGTGCAGATCCTAGTATTTATATTCCTCTACAGCTCACTTTATAGCACCTACCTGTGGACAG gttttctgtctttctctttgtttctattgaggaagagagaaacagtAAAGATTCCCATTGGGTTTATTATCATAGCTGGATGGGG AGTCCCAATGCTTCTGGTGGGGATCTTACTAATTGTTGGTGAACATAACAACACAAGTATTGACTCTGCCTTTTTCTATGGAAAATATCAG ATAATTACCACAGCAGTGATCCTTTTTGTCAGTATATTGGTGTCAGGTATCTCACTAATGTGCATGAACAGAAATAGGCAAGAGTCAAGCTATGAGGTATTGAACCCATATTCACCACGTAGGCAAGCGGAGGAGGTTGAAGTGGGAGGGAGTGAGGGGAATCAAGTTTCAGCCACTGTgcctcagcctcctccaggTTCTTCGgcacagccttctccaggttCTTCGgcacagccttctccaggttCTTCGgcacagccttctccaggttCTTCGgcacagccttctccaggttCTTCGGCACAGCCATCTGCAGCAAGAG GTTGCTGTTCTTGTCAAACAACAAATGGTGAATTATCCTGtgctaaagaaagcaaagcagtgtcAAATGCTGTTGAAAGCAAGGTTCTTCCAATTGAGACAG ctgatcAGTGCATGAGTCATTGCAGTGCTCGAACCTGCGTATTGGCACAGGAAGAACAGCTTCTACAGACTGGAGACAAACAGCTGGCCAGACATGTGCTGCTGTGCCTACTTCTTATTGTTGGCCTGTTTGCTGTAAAtatgttggttttttctccccacataGTTTAA